The following proteins come from a genomic window of Geminicoccaceae bacterium SCSIO 64248:
- a CDS encoding LysE family translocator, with translation MGASELLAFAMVAALLVVSPGPNGVLIVRTVPTSGREAGFAAIAGFFVAFYVHGVLSIMGISILLMKSATAFAIVKYLGVAYLCWIGIKALAAAFKGIEAPVAVAPARRRRTLSRAFLEGLLTNGLNPKVSMFYLAVFPNFIPLNAHPVASAFLLVFVHAMINVVWFGAMVMLFSRLASAGRSPRFQRWLKATTGVVFIGFGLKLATYRPAV, from the coding sequence ATGGGTGCGTCGGAACTTCTGGCGTTCGCGATGGTCGCGGCGCTTCTGGTCGTCTCGCCGGGGCCGAACGGCGTGCTGATCGTCAGGACGGTGCCGACCTCCGGCCGCGAGGCCGGCTTTGCCGCCATCGCCGGCTTCTTTGTGGCGTTCTACGTCCACGGCGTCCTGTCGATCATGGGCATCTCGATCCTCCTCATGAAGTCGGCGACCGCCTTCGCGATCGTGAAATATCTGGGCGTCGCCTATCTCTGCTGGATCGGGATCAAGGCGCTGGCGGCCGCGTTCAAGGGCATCGAGGCGCCGGTCGCGGTCGCGCCCGCGCGCCGGCGGCGGACGCTGTCCCGGGCGTTTCTCGAGGGGCTTCTGACCAACGGCCTGAACCCCAAGGTCTCGATGTTCTACCTGGCCGTGTTCCCGAATTTCATACCGCTGAACGCCCACCCGGTCGCGTCGGCCTTCCTCCTGGTCTTCGTGCACGCGATGATCAACGTCGTCTGGTTCGGCGCGATGGTCATGCTGTTCTCGAGGCTGGCGTCGGCCGGGCGCAGCCCGCGCTTCCAGCGCTGGCTGAAGGCCACGACAGGCGTCGTGTTCATCGGCTTCGGCCTGAAGCTGGCAACCTACCGTCCGGCTGTCTGA